ATTTTTAGCATCCTTAACTTCCTGATCAAAATCGAACCGTCCATATTTAACTCCTTAAAAACCGCATGGTATTATCATGGGGAAGCGACTTGAATAGCGTTTCCTATAAAACCACAGAATCCTCGCTGGCCCGCTCGCTTCTTTGCCTCTTTGCCTCCCTGACTGTCTGTCTCCAATCTATTCTCCTTCTACAGATTGCTACCAGAGGTTAGTTCTTCTCTCATATCTTTTCACTCTcttatttctttcttaattactactttctatttgattttcatgctaaaaaacctaaaattaaaataaaaattcccaacttgtttgtgtttgctttcCTGGAAACGTAGCAAAACCgaatttattttcatgcaaaTGATGAATTCAGCTCAGACAAATTAATCTCTCTTGCTATTGAGAAcgaatttgattaatttgacaatgtttttttttttttaaattaaacatttgtaaaaataaatttacaccTTTTTTTTGGGGTGctaaacaatgaaaaatcaaacaagttCTTGAGTTTCAAttgaaaacttcatttttttttctgctactgaataatgaagaaaatggcATTCGAAGAAATTCTCGATTTTGAACTATTTGTTGCATTTTGTGGCTGAAAATGTGCGAATTCAGCTTACTGATTTTGAGCTAGATGTTCCATTGTATTTAGCTGTTATTTGTTTGTTCCTCTGCTATTCTCCAGTTGGCTGACTTATATCAGTAGGTCTTTTAAAACACGAGTAATCTGTGAATTATTAGTGTACATTTTGTTGGCAATTGAATTGGGCGTTTGATGCTTGGTgatcttgtttttcttggattCTAGTTAAACAACTGGTATCAAACTTTCAGTTTGATTCAGTATGCCCAAAAAGAGTTCTTCAAAGAAACAACGAAATGCTGATATAGAGCAGGGAAAACCTTCTCCATTGAATGTGCCCAAAAAGATTTATTCAAAGAAACCTatacaagaacaagaaaatgcaGACGTAGAGGAGGCAAAACCCTCTTCAACACCAATGAAAGTAGGTAATGAGATAGATGAAATTTTCTCtggaaagaagaggaagaaaccTGAACAAAAGAAAGTTGATAAGGCAAATGTGACTGGGGAAGAGAAACCAAAATTGacgacaaagaagaagaagaagaagaagaagaagagtaacGAAGATGAAGAGGGAAGGTTTACAGATCCACCTTGTAGGTCTCGGAAGAAAACAGAAGATGGGCTGAACATATATACGGAAGAGGAATTAGGTTTTAGCAAGAGCAGTGGTGGAGATACCCCTCTTTGCCCATTTGATTGTGATTGCTGCTTTTGATGATCCTTGCTGATGGGTTTAGCTGCTTCCTTGATAGAGTGGACTTATTGAGATATTAATGTAGTTTTGTGATTCTGAATTTTTAGTTTGCAGAAAATTCTGTGAAAAAAATTCCCGTGCACTGGAATTTTGGTTGTATGAAACTTggtattttaatcaattttgccAGCTTTCTTAGAACTCTTTTGCCAGGGTGGATTTGTTATATCTTAGATATGCTTCTGATTTTGATCCACTAGCAATTCCTGTACATGTTCTTTTATGATGAATTGACTATTGAGAACTCAGTGGGGCACTATGCATGGTATCTGATAGCCATTATTCATGCTACTTGCAAATCTGATCTTGGTCATTTTATGGAAACAACTAATGCATGCCTATTTGCAATTGTGAATTGGTGAGAGTTCCATTTATCAGCATCATTTAGGCTTGTTCTGATTATAGGGCTTAGTATTATGAATGAACTTAAAGGTATGCATACTTGCAATTGTGTCTGAGGGATGGTTCTGCATATCAACTTTTAGGATTGGTTCGAGTATAATGCCTGCTTCTGTGAATCAACTTAAAGGCACTGTGTGAGTATAAAATGTACTTGGTAGAATCACATTCACTAGATGAGCATAATACTTGTGCATGCTTTTGTATCAAATGCAAATATTCTTGTACTTCCATTTTCTAATTGACTCTGCTTGACGTTTTGTTCATTGTGAATTTCCAGTCTGGTAATTGGCAATTGGGTTCTGAACTTTTCACCTGCAGTTGCAGATTGAAACGGGAAGACAATAAGAAAACTAACTACAAATCTTGGTAACTATGTTGGAACTCCAAAAATGTCCAAATGTTGTGCCTATATGactcttttgtgttttctcctTGGTGACGCTTCCAACTTATCTTCTCTTGCCTATGTTGTGTGCTCTACTTTCCTTTCATCCATTCCTACTTGTTCCTTCCTAGAACTGGAGTGTTGTTTTGTCACAGCAAGCTGGCATACTTGACTCCCATGAACAACCGTTGGTTTCTCAGCTGGAAAGCCATCCCATGTTCAACAGTTCAAGCACACTTCAATTGGTGTATTCATTAGCAAACTAATGCATTACTTAAAAGAGATGAAATTTCTTGTTTGGTAGAAATGAAAGTTCAACTTGCCGTCAAGCTTTTCATGTACACCTGAATTTTGATGAACGGAATTTGATGTTAcctaaccaattttttttagttcgcCTTAAGGCTCTTAACAGTGTGGATTTGTTGGATCTTAGATATCCCTCTGATTGTTAACCATTAGCGTTCTATCGTGCATTAACTTAAGTATTGTCCTTTGATCCCTTTGCAAGCAAATTATTTTCTGAGCATGTTCATTCAGTAGTCATGTTTCGCCTACATCTAAGCTTGGAGAGTTCCATTCATCACCAACAATTAAGCTTGTTTCAAGTTCTACGAATGAATTGAAGCTGCGCATATTTTGCTTTCATGAGCTAGTCACATGTATCATTGCCATGGTGCTTTGCTTTTGTGAATTAACTTCGAAGATTATTTAGAAATCTTGGTAACCATGTTGGAACTCCAAAAACACTCGAAGTAGCtccaacataaattttaaacacTTCCTGCCTGGTTTAAAGTCATTGTTGTTCAACACCTGTATTTTGATTACATGTTCGAAAGCGAGAACTAAGCATGACAGTCAGCTGTTAAAGAGAGCAGCAATGCCGTCGAATTCAAAGGCTTAGCCTTGATCACGGAATGCCGCTGGCAAAATGGAGATCTATATAAAGATGTATATgttaaaacaagataaaaaagattttcaatAAGGGAATTGAGCACCAAAAGGCTGGTGGATTTACCCATTGGGTTAATTtccagatttaaaaaaaatatatgttttaaaggGCTTTGAGTTATTTGAAATGGTTAAAAAGAAGCACAGTCGAAGGAATTTAGCTGCTTAGAATTTGAAGGAAGCCATGATCAAGTAATGACTCCCTCCAATCGTGAAAGCAGCTCAATTTGGGCACCATGCAAAAGGTGATTTGGCATTAAATAAAACCAATAATCACCCGTGTCTGACTGGGCGCCGCCATTTTTGCaaaaaaagggaagagaaaGACAGTGGTGAATAGAGATGTAACCGGATTATTGTGTCAAGAAACAACGATGAGTTTCAAGGTATCTTCATCCGGCCATGACTGAATTTTGGCTCTAAGCGGCAGTCAGGTCGCCATTGATCGGCGCCTGCTGCTGACTCTGTTATAGAGCCCATCCACACCTTAACGTAATCAAATTCATTCTTGcatataaaaacattgttttactGTACATAAAATCACAGCTTTAACCAATCAAAACTCGGCAAGAAAGATCTTGTTACAACGGAACAAGCGGCGTTCTATAGAAGAGAAACAGATTTGTATTGTGGGTGCCGAAAAACCACGCAGGATGTAGTTGTGGAGTTAAGCTTATATAGTGGTtcacaaaaaccctaaactaaagCAGGTTATGAAAGTACCATCTTAGACAGGGTTTTCATCCAGATTAGCTTCTAAACGAAGGGTAAATTAAGGaacacaaaagaaagaaagattcaaAACTTATTCCATCAAAACGACGCGGATTTGTGCACCTTTTTTCTCAGCTACTTGAAAATCAAACCTACCCTCTTTGACTGCCACCGAGATAAGAAGACGACAAATTCTGGTTGGTACTCTGATTTTCCAGTCGTGTCAAAATGACATCCACgcaataataatatgtttttcttttaatttaattttttacataaatagatgttaaaaataaatctttaaaatatctagaaaaaaagaatttaatttcatacatcctgataaaaaaaaaatagcatcaaTAATCATCAATGACCTACAGTCCCGAGTTAATTTACTCTCAGTTAAAATTAGATTCttttaataatgtatttttcgtattaatatgataaataaattaaataaattttttaaatgctataTTTGGTATCCTATGcggagtatttttttaaatatattaaaatatttttttattttttatatagtatatgaaaattattaaaaattattaatttaatattttttaaaataaaacattcatctaaattaaaaatttacatcaCTCTAAAAGTTATAAACTTATGAGACCAAAGAGGGGTGATAGGGAGAGATAACAGTCAAATCCCAGCATCCTGGAAACCCACCTAAATACCAAAGCCATTTGCTTTCTTCTTTGActttttcccttattttattttataaaaacacccAAAACTCCATTTGCATCCCAACCTCCCTTCTCTTCTCCTTGTCTTGACCGTCTTAGCTACTCTTTTCCTTATTGCTATTCTTCAAATCGGAGCCATGGACGCCACGTCGTTCTGTGGTGCGCTTCCCCAGACGAAGCTCTCTGCTTCCAATCGTAATTTCTCAAGGtaattcgtgttttttttttgcattttttcttgATAGATTTTATTTGTACTTGATTGATAATTCATGATGGTCTGGATCATGTCGGCtgattttattcaaatgatctTAATTATTATCGATATTGTTGGTTAATTTGCAGGTCGTGCCCGCGTGCGAGATCTGTTGTTTCAGTAGGTAGGCAATCGTCCGAGGAATTTCAGCAGCCGGATAAACTTTATTCTCGAGAATCGTTAGTGGTTTCGAGTTCTAGTTCGGCTAACAAGGGAATGACAGCTAGCGGGAGATCATACTTGTCTGGTCCGGTTATGAAGAGAAATCCGGTTCGGCAAGCATTCTGCGCTGCCTCTGTAGTTGGAGTGGGCGCATATTGTGAAGGTTTTGTTGATTCTCATTTGCATGTGACAGAAGAAAAGGTTGGCGTGcttcttttgaatcttggaGGGCCCGAAACGCTTAATGATGTCCAGCCGTTTTTGTTCAATTTGTTTGCTGATCCAGTACGTCGCTTGTTCGTCGATTCTTTATTTTAGACAACATTCGTAGTTTAGGGTTTGGTGTTGATCTGACAGTAGTAATGTTATATAATGCAGGATATTATAAGACTTCCCAGGCTGTTTCAATTTCTTCAGAAACCTTTGGCAAAATTAATTTCTGTTCTTCGTGCTCCTAAAAGTAAAGAAGGGTATGCTTCTATTGGAGGGGGCTCGCCTTTGCGTAAAATAACGGATGAGCAGGTAGAATGCATGCCCTTTTAAGAATTAAGATTCCTGGCTTCTTCTTTGGGTGATCGCTGCTTGTGGCGTTAGAGTTTTTCCTTGAGAAAACCATGTTCCAGTTTTTACATTctgctttctttccttttatcagTTTTATGTGTACCATTGCTTCTTCCTGAAGGCAAATACATTTAGACTTTTGAGAAAATTGTTGCAGGCTGATGGAATCAAAATGGCTTTGAAGGCAAAGGGTTTGACTGCAAATGTCTACGTTGGAATGAGGTATTGGTACCCATTCACTGAGGAAGCAATTCATCAGGTGAGACTCCAACTTTTGTATTCAATTTATGTATCCTTCGAAGTTCGTTGTGAATCTCCTAATAACATTTACTTGATCAATCATACTTGTTTTATTTGGCAGATCAAGAAGGACAAGATAACGAAGCTTGTAGTGCTGCCACTTTATCCGCAGTTCTCGATCTCCACAACTGGGTCAAGCCTCCGTGTTCTCCAGAATATATTTAGGTGTTATATCCGTGtcaattttctttccttctttttgcaGAACATTGAAAATATTGCTTAACTTTAACCTCTCTGGATGTGAGTGAACTTTCAGTGAAGATGCATATCTATCAAGGCTTCCAATTGCCATTATACAGTCCTGGTATCAACGAGAAGGTTATATCAAGTCTATGGCTGACTTGATTGGTGAAGAGCTGCAAAAATTTGCTAAACCTGAAGAGGTGAGTTCAATTATTGAATATTATGCATAATTTTGTGAGGCACAAAACTgatcttttttttagattgttgtCCCCTggttattctaattttatatggGATCTTAGGTCATGATATTCTTCAGTGCCCATGGAGTGCCATTGACTTACGTGGAGGATGCAGGAGACCCATACAAAGATCAAATGGAAGAGTGCATCTACTTAATAATGCAAGAGTTGAAAGCTAGAGGATCTTACAATGATCATACTCTTGCTTACCAGGTTGGTTATAATCTAATTTAATGAGGTTTACCATACAGTATTGCGCTTGCTACCCTGGCTGCTGTCTATTTTACTTAAgcattcattttcttatttcccATCATTAGGTTTTGCCTACTTTCATGTTTTGTTATTGCTAACTTGCAATATGACCTAtcattcctttgattttttttccctgaccAGAGCCGAGTTGGACCTGTGCAATGGCTGAAGCCCTACACTGATGAAGTTCTTGTTGAGCTTGGTCAGAAAGGTGTCAAAAGTCTTCTAGCTGTACCAGTAAGGTATGCAACTTGCATTTTCCTTTTTCGTGCAGTTAATTGGTGTTATTCAAGCTTCTTTCAGTAGGTTTGTGCATTCCATATATTGATCCAAGTAATATTTACTTCGCCAACTTTAGCAGTTTGTTTGTCGGTGCCATAAACCATGAATATATTGATCCAGTAACTTCTTTCACGATGTTTTACTTGTTAATATACTGCAGTACAATCATTATGAAGGCTTCACTCTGAAGATAGagtcattttgtttgtttttgaaaagaaagataattGACTAATCCATGAATGTTTTGGAGTCCAATTATGCAAGTATGAGTTTCCATCAATCTGCTACAGATGCTACTTTGAAGAATTTATGATACCAAAATGCATGATGGTATTATAGGTCTTAAAACATGTAGCATGCTGATCTTTTTGGATGTTTCATGCATCTATGGACATGAATTATTCCTGTGtgttatatgaaattattttaaagtaggGACCCTTGGACCTGCTGTATGGATGATATTTTGGATTTGACAACACAAGCTAATATTGATGCGCACATATTGTGTCAAGGCCAGAGGCCCTTGGTGTGTGTTTTAAGTTCTATTGTTTTTCGAGTCCTGTAAGACTGTTCTCAATAAAGTTGTCCTAGTTTCGACACATCATTCTCCCTTTATTAGTGGTGTGGTAGGTTGAAATATGTTTTAACCGGACGGGACAACTCTTCCTGCTCAATTTTAATCTAAATCAGAAATTTAACATTGATATCCCTTGTTAACTCCGATTTAAAATCTCAGCTTTGTCAGTGAGCACATAGAGACACTTGAAGAGATTGATATGGAATATAAGGAGTTGGCTCTGGAATCTGGCATTGAGAATTGGGGTCGTGTACCTGCTCTGGGTTGCACTTCATCCTTCATCACAGATTTGGCAGATGCAGTGATAGAAGCCCTGCCTTCAGCTAAATCCCTTTCAACCACAAGGAGCACCTCTGAAGAAGCTGACCGTGACTTTTTGAGCTATgctattaaaatgatttttggtTCAGTCTTAGCATTTGTCTTGCTTTTGTCCCCTAAAGTGATTACGGCATTCAGGAACCGTCTCTTTTAAACGTGGAGAGTTCAGGGGAATCTGATACAGGCTGCCTAATACAAAAATTCTAATACAGGCtgcttaattgaaaataatagcTGCAGTATAAACTTATACATAATTCCCGTACTCACCCCGTCCTGTTTTTGATGCTATACAAGGCAGACATGAGGATTTTGAGATGTAATTTTGCAATTAGGGTTATATAATTGGCGATCAGTGGAAAACCTATTTTGTTTGATGAACCATGTGTAAAAACTATGTACTACTTCTATTTGCATTCTTTGTTACATCCCTGCGACTGCTGGGCTTCCTCTACAGAGGAACAGCATATTAAAATTGTGTTTGCAGTGCgaacatgttttttctttttaaataatttattttatatttttaaattattttaatatatttctgaataaaaaataatttaaaaaattattatcaccaCAATGCATGGAAAAACGTTCACGCAGGCCAACAGCACAAAATGCCACAAAAACAATTCAATCGGTTCAGTTGCTTTAGCCAGAAACGAATGCGGTTAAACAAGTTTTACAGGATGGGTCGGCCACGGATAATTTAACTGATAAACATATATCAATCATTCCGGGTGCTAAAGTTTTGACCGGTAAATCACAGCTTTGTACGGTAGGTGGTACACATCCTGAGCCGCCACGGTATATTTTCAGATTCAACATGGAAGTCACGCACAGGCTTTAAGTCAGTGTCATCCCCCGTACTCAAACAAATACTGGGATATGGTATCATAAGAATACATGATATTTGCATTAACAAATTCAAATGCTAGAAAATAACTCACCTTcaagaaaaatgttttccttgtggttttTTTTCAGAGACATGTTATTCTGAGCAAAAGGAATAGAGCCTGAAGGACAGCCGCATGGCATGAGCGAAAATGCAAGGAAATATGTGAGGTACAGAAGATCATCACGGAAACGAGTTTTCCTGGcctagtttttcaatttttatgaaGGATAGCAAATTTAGTATATATGCAATGGTCAATTGCAAACAAGATGAACGTGAAAAACAGAAATCTCAAGCTTTATCGGTTCAAGTCCGGAGGTGTGTCGTCTTGTTGCAGCACTTAGACATAGTAGCCAGTGAATGTACACCCTCGACCAACAATCTCACCAGCACAGTACCATGCAAAACACTCCAGCCCAAACAGAGCAGCAATGCCAGCATCCTCAACCTTCAACTCCTGCCTGTGTTTCCAAAGGTGCTTAGCATAATCAAGCTCCTTCCAAAATGCTTCATAACGCACAGGAATGCTGTTTCACATACCCAAATGAATGGATTAATATGTGAAATAAAAGTCTAAACACAAAGTGCATTAACTGTTAAAGTAATAGTGCCTCCATCATTTTTGCATACAAGAAATCGTCTATACATTCACTAAAAAGATGCTACTTCAGTAAATGCacgctcaaatattttttataaggaagtatgttttttttttcttggttcacAATGCAGCAGTGATTTGAATACTTAAGGAATATGTGCTGTTCAAAATCACCACAGGTTCAggatatttttatccttgtttcaCGTATACAGCTTGCAGGCAACTTTATGGAATCTATCCCCAGCATCTCTACAGTATTTCTTGTtcctaaaaatcaaatcatatgcCAAAAAACGCCATGAGATTTAACCTGTTCAGTAGCCAAAACATTAATGATGTCACCTACGCCTTCCAGATGAGGAAGAATCAAAGTTATAGAAGACTATCTCAGTGATTGTGTACTCCCTTTTTGAAAACACATTGTCATGACTTAAGAAACATGAATatgagaggagaaagaaaacatGTATGCATTGCTATTCTGGTTCCATCAACAAGATCACTAATATGAGCCATCGACAACAATAATGCATAATCCTGTTTTGAAAAACACTAATTGACAATACATACAGCACAAAATTACATAACCTTCCTAGAAGAAAACGAGGGGGACATGCAATTTTCTAGCTGGAAATAGTAGTTTCGAAAAGTGTGTTCAATTCTCCATTTATAGTCGATTTCCTTATGTAAACTTTGATTATGTAAACTTTGATTCAATCATCTCTTGAAAGATTAATTTCCAATGCATCATCGTTTACTAGTTCAACAGCAATTCTTGACTGGTGCACATAAATTTTCACATTTCAAGGATCAGCGACGCATAGTATTATCAACAATTTTCCTTTCTAAAACTTCGATTCCATCAGCACTTGAAAGATTAATTTCCAATGCATCATCGTTTACTAATTCAACAGCAATTCTTGACCATGCATGTAAATTTTCACATTTCAAGGATCAGCAGCTCATAGTATTATCAATAATGCCTTTTTACCTTCAACAAGCTGCTAGCCAATTATTTAAAATGGACAACTCAATTTGAACATTTAAGTCCAAATAAGTGAGTTCTTAAAAGCATATTCTTTTCAAAGTAACCAATAAAGTTCTTAGCCAGTTCACTCCCCTCAAAATGCATTCTTTTAGCAGCAGGAAAGCCCTCCCTGAATGAGAAATGACACTACATGATGCAGGAGCTAAAACAGTAGTAGTCTTCATAtaattagggtttttcttttaatagtttatttacatattttttattttggcagTTTGGACGGCTaagatttagttatttttaagggCTAGGGTTTCTTTTATTTAGGATTTTGCTAGTATTTAAGGGCTACTACTATTGTACTAAGAAACAcctttgatattttgataattttataagagGTTTGTTCTGTTTTCTGGTTGTTCAACCCAGACAACCAGCCTTTGGCTGTGTTAGCTAATTGTAGCTatatttttcccttttcatcCAACATCACTACCCTTCTGTCTAATCCTTTTTCGGTGCCTACAATCATTAGTTGGCTAACTAGTATAATCCACCCAGTTCACATGGACACACGCAAGAGTGTACACAAAAGACACAACATATGATCTATCTAACATGTTTACAAATCGAGCTAGTTCAATACTGTTTCGTAGGCTAAAAAATCTACATCGCATTGTTATATTACTTGATTCCATACATCGGTTTAATTTAGGACTAAAATGCAAATCAAACAAGCCAAAACAGATCCGGGCTAGCTGGTTAAGATCAGACAGATCATCTGATCCCAAATTTCACAATTAAGCTTAAATAGACACACAATACAAGATTCCTCATAATTCTGAATTTCATCCGCATCTGCAACACTTGGGTACCGTAGCAATTGACGACATTTACAAGGTAGGTCTTTAAAAAGAGAGTCCACGTTACTCAAAATAAGAGAAACAACTACTAAAAGCTACAAAtaccataatttaaaaaaaaatcgatgaaGCTTCGTATAAGTTAAATGAAATGGAGAAAGAAAGACGAACCTGGCGAGGCGAGTGTAAAGCAATTGCTTGGACAAAAGATTGCATTTCTCAACAGTGGGTGGATCCTGGATATATTGCTTGTTCTGTTCTAACAACTGCTTGTAATATGCACCACCATGCTTAGACACAAACTTTGAGGCATGACAAGCCTTCGATTGCAACTGAGCTAGCTTTGAAGCCATTATGAATTACCTAACCCAGTCCAAAATAAAACGTAGAACACCATCAAATTCAGATCTTGCCtcgataaaatcaaaagaacaattaattttgaatgattacATTAAGCTTAGGGTTTCGAATCAGAAACCAGCCCGTAATTAGATGAGAAAACCAAATGAGTCAAAACCAAGTAGGAATATCTAAGAGcaagatttgatttgatttgatttgatttgagagaggaatacaaaatcaaaatgaaatgaaaggaTTAATGAAAACCATTGCAGATTATAGAGCGCTAAGTTTCATacctctctctctatctcttctGTTGGTGATGAGACAGAGAGCAAGCAGGGAAGAGAGTGTAGTAGGGTTTGAAGTTCTGTGTTTGGGTCGGCTCTTGTACATGTCATCGGATATTCACGGATGCTATCTATATCCGAACCTGACGTGATCAGGTTTTGAATATTGGACAAATTTGACAattaacacataaaattaaaataaatagtaaattaatatataagaaTTTTGTTTCTTACAAAATAGCATAATTTGATCTTTACAAGT
The Populus nigra chromosome 3, ddPopNigr1.1, whole genome shotgun sequence genome window above contains:
- the LOC133689219 gene encoding ferrochelatase-2, chloroplastic, producing MDATSFCGALPQTKLSASNRNFSRSCPRARSVVSVGRQSSEEFQQPDKLYSRESLVVSSSSSANKGMTASGRSYLSGPVMKRNPVRQAFCAASVVGVGAYCEGFVDSHLHVTEEKVGVLLLNLGGPETLNDVQPFLFNLFADPDIIRLPRLFQFLQKPLAKLISVLRAPKSKEGYASIGGGSPLRKITDEQADGIKMALKAKGLTANVYVGMRYWYPFTEEAIHQIKKDKITKLVVLPLYPQFSISTTGSSLRVLQNIFSEDAYLSRLPIAIIQSWYQREGYIKSMADLIGEELQKFAKPEEVMIFFSAHGVPLTYVEDAGDPYKDQMEECIYLIMQELKARGSYNDHTLAYQSRVGPVQWLKPYTDEVLVELGQKGVKSLLAVPVSFVSEHIETLEEIDMEYKELALESGIENWGRVPALGCTSSFITDLADAVIEALPSAKSLSTTRSTSEEADRDFLSYAIKMIFGSVLAFVLLLSPKVITAFRNRLF
- the LOC133688706 gene encoding uncharacterized protein C6G9.01c translates to MPKKSSSKKQRNADIEQGKPSPLNVPKKIYSKKPIQEQENADVEEAKPSSTPMKVGNEIDEIFSGKKRKKPEQKKVDKANVTGEEKPKLTTKKKKKKKKKSNEDEEGRFTDPPCRSRKKTEDGLNIYTEEELGFSKSSGGDTPLCPFDCDCCF
- the LOC133689221 gene encoding uncharacterized protein LOC133689221 — encoded protein: MASKLAQLQSKACHASKFVSKHGGAYYKQLLEQNKQYIQDPPTVEKCNLLSKQLLYTRLASIPVRYEAFWKELDYAKHLWKHRQELKVEDAGIAALFGLECFAWYCAGEIVGRGCTFTGYYV